A portion of the Oxynema aestuarii AP17 genome contains these proteins:
- the gcvT gene encoding glycine cleavage system aminomethyltransferase GcvT, whose translation MAQPKTARETTRPLARTPLYEEAVELNARMTAFSGWEMPVQFSGIADEHHAVRNAAGMFDISHMGKFALKGEQTIAQLQLLVPSDLSRLEAGQAQYTVLLNAQGGILDDIIVYHQGTDESGQIRVMAIVNAATRSRDKAWLTAQLESAEIEFQDLSKEKALLAVQGPKAVESLQKLVEADLSAIPAFGHVEAAICGETGFLARTGYTGEDGFEVMVSPETAVKVWRSLLEFGVRPCGLGCRDTLRLEAAMALYGQDITTTTTPLEAGLKWLVHLDSKGEFIGRDVLERQREYGLKRRLVGLEMEGRRIARHGYPVVFEGQTVGEVTSGTWSPTLERAIALAYVPVELAKVGQDIEVEIRGKTYPGKVVKKPFYRSPHKGK comes from the coding sequence GTGGCTCAGCCAAAAACTGCACGAGAGACGACTCGCCCCCTTGCCAGAACTCCCCTGTACGAGGAAGCTGTCGAACTCAACGCCCGGATGACGGCGTTCTCGGGATGGGAAATGCCCGTGCAATTTTCTGGGATTGCGGACGAACACCACGCCGTTCGCAATGCTGCGGGAATGTTCGATATTTCCCACATGGGTAAATTTGCATTGAAAGGCGAACAGACGATCGCCCAACTGCAATTACTGGTGCCGTCCGATCTCAGTCGTTTGGAAGCCGGACAGGCGCAATATACAGTCCTACTCAACGCCCAAGGCGGGATTCTCGACGATATCATCGTCTATCACCAAGGAACGGACGAATCCGGCCAAATTCGGGTGATGGCGATCGTCAATGCGGCGACCCGATCGCGCGATAAAGCCTGGTTGACCGCCCAACTCGAAAGCGCCGAGATCGAATTCCAAGACCTCTCTAAAGAAAAAGCCCTGCTGGCAGTTCAAGGCCCCAAAGCAGTGGAATCCCTGCAAAAACTGGTAGAAGCGGATTTGTCCGCCATTCCTGCGTTCGGTCACGTAGAAGCCGCGATCTGCGGCGAAACGGGCTTTTTGGCGCGGACGGGATACACCGGAGAAGACGGCTTCGAGGTGATGGTCTCGCCGGAAACTGCGGTCAAAGTGTGGCGATCGCTCCTCGAATTTGGGGTCCGTCCCTGCGGTTTGGGCTGTCGCGATACCCTCCGGTTAGAAGCGGCAATGGCCCTCTACGGTCAAGATATTACCACCACCACGACCCCCCTGGAAGCGGGCTTGAAATGGTTGGTTCACTTGGACTCCAAAGGGGAATTTATCGGGCGCGACGTCCTCGAACGGCAACGGGAATACGGACTCAAACGGCGCTTGGTCGGCTTGGAAATGGAAGGGCGCCGGATCGCGCGTCACGGTTATCCCGTGGTCTTTGAAGGCCAAACCGTAGGCGAGGTCACCAGTGGCACTTGGTCGCCGACCTTGGAACGGGCGATCGCCCTGGCTTACGTTCCGGTCGAGTTGGCGAAAGTCGGTCAGGACATCGAAGTAGAAATTCGCGGCAAAACCTATCCGGGAAAAGTCGTTAAAAAACCGTTTTATCGTTCTCCCCACAAAGGCAAATAA
- a CDS encoding DUF4255 domain-containing protein, whose translation MSNYLAIATVTATLQRTLQAAVQLDVDGARVTTVRPSTLGNGTPEHGVNVFLYQVVTNPALNNMDSTRLRMKGTQAQRQSALDLYYMMSFYGNDAELEPQRLLGSVIRTFSDFPILDSSLIRETLADSTFGFLSESNLEYQIQQINVMPLDLNLEDLSKVWSVFFQTPYVLSMAYKVLVVTIEGDKPNQRSLPVRGRNFGRLGPFLTQPTLERVIPEGGPFQPILLDSTLIIRGKHLAHEGARVRFADLEVIPSEVSDLEIKVPLSDLPRDRIRAGVHTLQVLHPIAQSAQPPRNGNGATPGRRSGNNGRIAQLSRERDTVPMVQSNALPFVLRPRVVEVEVEEIEGRGNEPRNARVGVTVNVTVAPAQQVVLSMNEWSVENPKSYQFESLVHREDTSRLLFSLYDVKPGEYLIRIYIDGAESQLAIDDDPESPTFNWYVGPKVAIA comes from the coding sequence ATGAGTAACTATTTAGCGATCGCCACCGTGACGGCGACATTACAAAGAACGTTACAAGCTGCCGTGCAGCTCGATGTCGATGGGGCGCGGGTGACCACCGTGCGACCGAGTACCTTGGGCAACGGCACCCCGGAACACGGCGTCAACGTCTTTCTCTATCAAGTCGTTACCAATCCCGCTTTAAACAATATGGACTCGACCCGATTGCGGATGAAAGGAACCCAAGCCCAACGACAATCGGCCCTCGATTTATATTACATGATGAGCTTTTATGGCAATGATGCCGAATTAGAACCGCAACGACTTTTAGGCAGTGTCATTCGCACATTTAGCGATTTTCCCATTCTCGATTCCAGTCTGATTCGCGAAACCTTAGCCGACTCGACCTTTGGTTTTCTGAGCGAGTCTAACTTAGAATATCAAATCCAACAAATTAACGTGATGCCGTTGGATTTAAACTTAGAAGATTTATCAAAAGTTTGGTCGGTCTTTTTCCAAACGCCATACGTTTTATCGATGGCCTATAAAGTGTTAGTGGTGACGATCGAGGGGGACAAACCCAACCAACGATCGCTCCCGGTACGCGGGCGCAATTTTGGCCGTCTCGGTCCCTTTTTAACCCAACCGACTCTCGAAAGGGTGATACCGGAAGGCGGACCGTTCCAGCCAATTTTGCTCGACAGTACCTTAATCATTCGGGGCAAACATCTCGCCCACGAGGGGGCTCGGGTTCGCTTTGCGGATTTGGAAGTGATTCCGTCGGAGGTCAGCGATCTCGAAATCAAGGTACCTCTGTCGGATCTGCCGCGCGATCGCATTCGGGCGGGAGTCCATACCCTGCAAGTGCTTCACCCGATCGCCCAGTCCGCCCAACCCCCGAGAAACGGCAATGGAGCCACCCCCGGGCGGCGATCGGGAAATAACGGTAGGATCGCCCAATTGAGCCGAGAACGGGATACGGTGCCGATGGTACAGTCCAATGCCTTGCCCTTCGTCCTGCGTCCGCGCGTCGTGGAGGTCGAGGTCGAGGAGATCGAAGGGCGCGGCAACGAACCGCGTAATGCCCGTGTTGGGGTAACGGTTAACGTGACGGTGGCGCCCGCCCAGCAAGTCGTGTTATCCATGAATGAATGGTCTGTGGAGAACCCGAAAAGTTATCAATTCGAGTCGTTAGTTCACCGGGAGGACACGAGTCGGTTGTTATTTTCACTCTACGATGTCAAACCCGGGGAATATTTAATCCGGATTTATATTGATGGGGCGGAAAGTCAACTCGCGATCGATGACGATCCGGAGAGTCCCACGTTTAATTGGTATGTCGGGCCGAAGGTGGCGATCGCCTAA
- a CDS encoding COP23 domain-containing protein: MKLNLAVKTLLATFALSAALPLAAVAESTSASMKQYSSGSNSTRFVCRSYYDERSGYTYPATFATRGNKQSPPLLVWRTNYFGSEYPPERRCNDVTQRFNDVVSFYGGSLQGLQLTHGKVNGSTVLCVARFYGDVCTSENMLFTLRPENARRAAGIVQQIGAFAQGYSNVPPVYESGGEQVYVDLGGMLEPELNSSGSGSYQEEDDFQGW, encoded by the coding sequence ATGAAGTTGAATTTAGCTGTTAAAACGTTGCTGGCAACTTTTGCCCTATCTGCGGCGCTACCTTTAGCGGCTGTTGCTGAGTCCACCTCAGCATCGATGAAGCAATACTCAAGTGGTTCTAATAGTACCCGGTTTGTTTGTCGTAGTTATTACGACGAGCGATCTGGGTACACATATCCAGCAACGTTTGCCACGCGAGGAAACAAGCAATCACCTCCTTTACTAGTGTGGCGGACTAACTATTTTGGATCGGAATATCCTCCCGAAAGGCGCTGTAATGACGTTACGCAAAGATTCAACGACGTAGTAAGCTTTTATGGCGGAAGCTTACAAGGTTTACAGCTAACACATGGAAAGGTAAATGGTTCTACGGTTCTTTGCGTCGCCCGATTTTATGGTGATGTTTGTACGTCGGAGAATATGCTATTCACCTTAAGACCAGAAAATGCACGTCGGGCGGCAGGAATTGTGCAACAAATTGGAGCATTTGCACAAGGATATAGTAATGTTCCTCCAGTTTATGAATCTGGTGGCGAACAAGTTTATGTCGATCTGGGGGGTATGCTCGAACCCGAATTAAATTCTTCTGGTTCTGGTTCTTATCAAGAGGAAGACGATTTCCAAGGGTGGTAA